The following coding sequences lie in one Schistocerca serialis cubense isolate TAMUIC-IGC-003099 chromosome 12, iqSchSeri2.2, whole genome shotgun sequence genomic window:
- the LOC126428420 gene encoding peroxidase-like, translated as MTCSMMVLCLGVWMSIQFGSQLNTAAAIKIPVSLQSYLGSIAGWSESSQPGPDPTDAIGFATDHTRRLGRLEHNLIAAEVQIKPNTPLQGQLIESGQAGPNEDWLDVWERSKDAALANTAAQYLARGTCSRANPKRDACLRFIASAALPSTDLGKRCQERRGETTLLCPPDAKYRSADGSCNHAASADALQRTWGRVHTAYRRLLPADYLDGIASVSPILPNPRYISYNLAGNATLPEPARTLSLAFWSQFVAHDMTQTPFSRMLNYGNNVACCRSDGGSLSPRHHHPSCMAMDLTDRLPNGERNQQYWEGEVRCIHYARSAPAMRPDCRLGPLEQMNAATHYLDGSAVYGSTVARTRALREGTGGRLKVQVKGGNKKGFLPASSSPTEACQVESDSEVCYHAGDSRVNQHPHLAALHTVWLRQHNRLAAQLAALNPRWDDERLFQEARRVVVAQIQHVTYKEWLPLLLGKTYIKKMNLEVRNSGFSKQFDTNVDPSVTNSFATAAVRFVHSLVDGELRLIAENRSVAARHQLHEHFNRPALVESEDGLDNLLRGMATQEAHRRDLHFSHSVLKNLFRNDGSYGLDVLSLDIQRGRDHGLPGYNAFRERCGLPKVTDFSGFADYMPQEVVSKLRELYSSPDEVDLVVGGLAEHPASDDSLLGPTFRCIVAEQMGRTRRGDAFFYDLSGRQSSFTADQLCEIRKTSLARILCDNSDGVQQIQADVFHKPSESNPLKQCTDTEAIPQLDLSAWKEGENTV; from the exons ATGACGTGCTCAATGATGGTTTTATGCCTCGGCGTGTGGATGAGCATACAGTTCGGTTCGCAGCTGAATACAGCCGCTGCCATCAAGATCCCGGTGTCTCTGCAGTCATACCTGGGCTCTATTGCCG GTTGGTCCGAGTCATCACAGCCCGGACCGGATCCGACTGATGCCATCGGCTTCGCTACTGACCACACCCGAAGACTTGGCCGCCTGGAACACAACCTCATAGCCGCTGAAGTCCAGATCAAACCCAACACCCCACTGCAGGGGCAGCTGATCGAATCCGGACAGGCTGGTCCCAACGAAGACTGGCTCGACGTCTGGGAAAGGTCCAAGGATGCTGCACTTGCCAACACCGCAGCCCAGTACCTTGCACGCGGAACCTGCAGCAG AGCAAACCCCAAGCGTGACGCTTGCCTGCGTTTCATCGCGTCAGCCGCACTGCCGTCGACGGACCTGGGTAAGCGCTGTCAGGAGCGCAGGGGCGAGACGACCCTCCTCTGTCCCCCAGATGCAAAATACCGCTCGGCTGACGGATCCTGCAACCACGCCGCCAGCGCGGATGCTCTGCAGCGTACGTGGGGGCGTGTGCATACGGCCTACCGCCGACTCCTGCCTGCCGATTATTTAGACG GTATTGCATCTGTGAGCCCCATCCTCCCAAACCCTCGATACATCAGCTACAACCTCGCAGGAAATGCTACCCTCCCAGAACCTGCACGCACGCTCTCTCTGGCCTTCTGGTCCCAGTTCGTGGCTCACGATATGACCCAGACACCTTTTAGCCGGATGT TGAACTACGGCAATAATGTGGCCTGCTGCCGCTCTGATGGAGGTTCCCTCAGCCCACGACACCACCACCCGTCCTGCATGGCCATGGACCTCACCGACCGGCTGCCTAACGGCGAACGCAACCAGCAGTACTGGGAAGGAGAAGTGCGCTGCATCCACTACGCGCGCTCTGCACCCGCCATGCGTCCCGACTGCCGGCTCGGCCCCCTCGAACAG ATGAATGCGGCCACACATTACCTCGACGGATCGGCAGTGTACGGTTCTACAGTGGCCCGTACCAGAGCACTTCGTGAGGGCACCGGAGGTCGCCTGAAGGTCCAGGTTAAGGGGGGCAACAAGAAGGGTTTCCTACCAGCTTCCAGCTCTCCCACCGAGGCCTGCCAAGTGGAGTCCGACAGTGAAGTCTGTTACCATGCAG GAGACTCGCGCGTCAACCAGCACCCGCACTTGGCGGCGCTGCACACGGTGTGGCTGCGCCAGCACAACCGCCTGGCCGCGCAGCTCGCTGCGCTCAACCCGCGGTGGGACGACGAGCGCCTCTTCCAGGAGGCGCGCCGCGTCGTCGTCGCGCAGATCCAGCACGTCACCTACAAGGagtggctgccgctgctgctgg GCAAGACGTACATCAAGAAGATGAACCTCGAAGTGAGGAACAGCGGGTTCAGCAAGCAGTTCGACACTAACGTGGACCCCTCCGTCACCAACAGCTTTGCGACGGCAGCCGTGCGCTTTGTGCACTCACTCGTGGACGGGGAACTGAG ACTGATAGCTGAGAACCGTTCGGTCGCCGCACGCCACCAGCTGCACGAGCACTTCAACCGGCCGGCGCTGGTCGAGTCGGAGGACGGCCTCGACAACCTGCTGAGGGGCATGGCCACGCAGGAGGCCCACCGCAGGGATCTGCACTTCTCTCACTCG GTTTTGAAAAACCTCTTCCGCAACGACGGCAGCTACGGCTTGGACGTCCTGAGTCTGGATATCCAGCGTGGACGTGACCACGGGCTTCCCGGTTACAACGCATTCAGAGAGCGGTGTGGTCTCCCAAAAGTCACAGACTTCTCTGGATTTGCTGACTACATGCCACAAGAG GTCGTGTCAAAGCTGAGGGAGCTCTACAGCTCTCCGGACGAAGTGGATTTGGTGGTTGGAGGCTTGGCCGAGCACCCGGCGTCTGACGACTCCCTGCTGGGCCCCACATTCCGCTGCATTGTCGCTGAGCAGATGGGGCGTACCAGGAGGGGAGACGCCTTTTTCTACGATCTCTCAGGAAGGCAGTCATCATTCACTGCCG ACCAGCTGTGTGAGATTCGCAAAACCTCACTTGCCAGAATCCTCTGTGATAACAGTGATGGAGTGCAGCAGATACAGGCTGATGTCTTCCACAAGCCATCAGAAAG TAATCCACTGAAGCAGTGCACTGATACTGAGGCAATCCCACAACTGGATCTGTCCGCATGGAAAGAAGGCGAGAATACCGTGTGA